CCGGGTCCCGTGATGGGTTTATTCTTCTACGGCAGGTGCAGGTGTTTCTTCCTTCGGGTATTTTTTCTTCATGTAAATCTGAGTCGCGACACAGCCGCCGATGGCAATAACCGCGCTGACGGTCAGACAAATGAAAATATAGGTGTATCCCTTGAGCTCATAATTGTCGATAAAGCTCCCGAACAGCTGGTGCATAAAGCTTTCTGGCAAGAATCCGATGACGGACAAAAGGCCGGAGGCCGCGCCAAAGATATGGGCTGGCACATGGGTTTCCGTTAAGACAGAGGACGCAACACCGTAAGCGCCGTTGGCCAGGAAGCCCAGCACCAGGGTAATGACAATGGCGACCATCATAAAGCTTGCCGTCTGGGGTAAAATCAGGTAAGCAAAGCAGCAGACCGCGCTGGCTGCCATAACCACCAAAATGGTTTTGGAGGGAGAATTAACCTTTTTGGCAATCCCGCCCAGCAGCGGGGCAGAGATAATGGCAATCCCATAGTAACGGATCATCCCGACAATGCTGACTAAGGTCAGCGGAGCTAAAAAGGCGTCTGTGAGGTACGGGGTGGTGTAGTTCATCCCCATATAGACGATCATGACAAAGAACAGCGTGCCGCTGGCCAGCCAGACGCCCGGATGCTTGAGTGCCTCAATGAATTCATTGATATTGAACTTTTTGTCGGGGTCATTGGTGACCTCACCTTTGAAATGCGGAATCGCAAACAGTGAGATGATCCCCAGAACCAGGATAACGCTTGCCAAAAAGATCAGCGAAGCGCTGACACCAACGCGGTAGTCAGGCATTGCGTTAAATAAAGCCAGGGTCACAGCGTTGATGGCCAGGCCGCCAAGACCGTACAGCGCGTAGCTCACACCGACAACCGCCGGATAATCGGCTTCGGCCGCGGCAAAGCGCAGTAATTTATAACGGCATCCCCAGAAAATAAGGATGGTGGTCACAGCCAGCACGGCAAAAATTAAGACCAACACCGGATAAGACGGCAGCGTCGCATACCAGTAGACCACTGCCGCCGTGCTGATAAAACCACCGGCGGCCATGGTTCTCAGCCTCAGCTTATCCGCGATAATGCCGCAGGGAATATAGAGAATCGTCGCCATGATCCCATACATCCCAGACAAAAAGCCGAGCTGGGCGTTGGTGATGTCAAGCCCCATCAAAAGTGGTTCGTAGAATACATTTTTCAAATAGATCGGAACATAAATAATCCCGCTGCCGGCGCCGGATAAAAAGATGAGCAGCGCGCGCCTGAATTTGGACAATTGTTGGTAGGTAATCTCTTGTTTTTTCATCTTTGCTTGACACGGCCAAAGGGCCGGGCCTGCCCCCTTTACAGAATAAAAATCATATAAAACCAAATCCGGCTTAGTTTATTTCACAAAAACCGCCGGATTTTACATCAGGTTACAATTCCATAGATTTAGAAACGGACTGGCAGAGCCCCTGCTTTGCCAATCCGCTGAATCCTTTGATATGCCGTTTTATTTGATCTTGAATTTTTCCGGAAGGTGTTCGTTCAGCAGGTCCTTCTGAGCCTGGGTCATATCCGGTAATTCGAAGCTTTCGATTCTTTCTTTGTATACCTTGTAAGCGCGTTCCTGGATCGGTGGTGTTGCTGCGCGGCCTTCTTCGTTGCAGGTGCCTCTGTTGAAAACTGGGCTGGTGAGGTAGGTTTCTTCGCGGTAGTCCTTTGGTGTTCTGCCCTTCAGGTAAACGCCGCGTGGCCCAACCTTCTTGATCAGCTCAACATTGGCTTTCTTTTCGGAAATGGCAACACCATCGTGGAGACGCTTCATGTAGCGCAGCATTTCTTCGTCCATCATGAATTTCGGGAAACTTAACAGGTTAAAGTTTGATAAGTCGCCGGAAGCATGGGGCAGGATACAGGCATTGGACAGGGAGACGGCCAATGCGCCCAGGGTACTTTCAACGCCGGCCTGGTAGTCATAGGTGAAGCCATCGGCCAGAGCGCCGGAGCAGCGTACCGGAATCCGGTAGAAATCGCCCATGGCGATGTGGCCGGACATGATCATCAGGAATTCCGGTGCGCCGGTCATCAGACGGACTTCACGCATATCGGAAACGGATGAGAACGGGCTTAAGATCACCGGTAAACCCGGTTCGATCAGCTGGATCATGACCGCAACGGCCAGCATGTTGGCGAAGTCGGCAACGATGGAGCCCATCAGTGACGGTGGCGCGGTCATATTGGTCATGGAGCAGGTGGTAATGGTGATCGGCTGTTTTTCTTCGGCGAAAGCGAAGTAATGTTCCAGCGCATCTGTCCCTACTGTCAACGGCGGCAGCACGCACATACCGGAGTAGCAGACATAATCATCGAAGTTATCCATGTATTTCTTGATCAGCTGGACACATTCACGGGCGCCTTCTCGGGCATTGCCGCGTTTGTAGTTGTGAGGGGTGATCCCTAAGATATTGTACATGGGCTTTCTGGAGTATTTCGCCATCATGGCCATCTGCGCCAGCGCAGATTCGGTCGGGCAGTTTTCAAAGCCTGGAATATCCGCGGCAACCTGGCTGGAAATGCCGTAAACATCACTGGTGTTAATGATTTTGTAGAAGTTTTCCAGGTCGTCTGCGTTGGTCTGGCGATAGTTTCCGTCCCAGTCTTCCAAATTTGGGCAGCCGTTGGTCGGTGCAACCACCAAACCCTTGCCAATCCCGATTTCCAGTTTGCTTTCTGGTCCAACGATTTCAAATGATTCTGGAATGGTGCTCAGTGCTTTATTGAGTAATTCTTCCGGAATGAATACCAGGTCCCCTTCAACCCGTGCGCCGTGTTTTTTGAAAAGTTCCAGTGCTTCCTCATATTCAAACTTAACGCCTACTTCGTTGAATACTCTCAGCACACTTTCGTGAATCAGTTCGATATCATCCTTTGAATAAAATGTCGTAAATAAATTGCCTTTTAACATAACCCTTCTCCTCACTTTTTTAATTTTTTCTTAGCTAGCTTATGCCATTATACTAATGCAAGACCCGTGCCAACTTTTTAATTTTCCATTTTCAGCATAATTCCGCCATTATTTACGATTTCTATCCAGCTTTTCTTTGTCAATTTTGAGAAAACCCCGTTATTTTTCTTATATTTAATAATTTTGCAATTTTATCTAAGATTCGCTATAATAAGGGGAGAAATTTCCTTGAGGAGGAATCACCATGAGTTCAATTGACCGCTACAGTGAATATTTTCAGGAATATCTGAGATCCCTGTCAAAAGATACCTACATTGATATTTTAGAACACTGCTTTGCCGAAATTACCGTTACTGATGCTGAAGGCTATGTGATCTACGCCAATCCGGCCAGCCTGCAGTACCACGGCATGTCATCGGAGGATATGTGTAAGCTTAATTTTTTTACTTCCTTCAACGGCCTATGGACCCCGCCGTCTGTGGATTACGCCATCGAAAATAAACGGACTGTATTTGCCAGGCAGCGGTATCTGATGACCAACGAGACACATATCACCATCACCACCCCTATATATGATAAAAACGAAAACCTGGTCATGGTCGTCTTTACTTCCTTCAAGGAAAAACCCATCAGTTCCTTTGACCTCGACTGCGAAAAAAACGAATCCAATGAAAAAGCAAAATACAGCAGCAGTGAGGAAACCAAGGAAAGCAACAACATCGTTGGCCGCAGCTACAATCTTTACGCCACCCTCAACAAGCTGCGAAAAGGCGCAAAATCGGATATTCCCGTTCTCCTCCTCGGTGAGAGCGGGGTCGGAAAAAGCCTCTTTGCCAAATATATCCACGATTCCAGTCTGCGCAGCGACAAACCTTTTGTCTCCATCAACTGCGCCTCCATCCCGGATAATCTCATCGAGAGCGAGCTCTTCGGTTATGTCCCCTACGCCTTTACCGGCGCCAGCCCCAAGGGTAAAAAAGGCTTGGTGGAGTTGGCAGACGGCGGTACCCTGTTTCTCGATGAAATCGGCGAGCTCCAGCCGAATATCCAGGTAAAGCTCCTGGACTTTCTCGAAAACCAGCGGTTTACATCCGTTGGCGGCCTGGAAATCAAAACCGTGGATACCCGTATCATTACCGCTACCAATAAAAATCTCCAGAAACTCGTCCAGAAAAACAAATTCCGTGAGGATCTGTTCTGGCGTATCAACGGCATCACCCAGACCATCCCATCCCTCCGGGACCGCCGCAGCGATATTCTGCCCATTGCCCAGTATTATCTGGATAAGCACAATAAAAAATACGACAAGGACAAGATGTTCGCAAGCCCGGTCATCGAAGCCCTCATCCAATATGACTGGCCCGGCAATGTCCGCCAGCTCAAAAATGCCGTGGAGTACATGGCTGTTATGAGCATTGGAAATATTGTCAGCACCGATAAACTGCCCGAGCAAATTCTTGATTTTCTCAAGAAAAACCAGACGAAAAAGAAGACTGTCATTTTTGACGATATGGTTGAGGAATACAAGCGCGAAATTATCCAGAGCTATTACAAAAGCTATTCCAACGTCAATGAGATGGCCTCAGCCTTGGGTCTCAGCCAGGCAACCGCCTACCGCCTGGTCAGCAAATATGTGGACAAAGGCAGCAAAAAAGAAAAAAGCAAAGAATCAAAAGAATGATTCTTTGCTTTTTTCTTCTATAATTCAATACTAATAATATCCGGATCGTCCTTAAACAAAGCCAGCAGATGCGCCGCCGGATAATTTTCAGGCAGCTTTACATACAGCTCCATGGAAATACAGTCCTCCGCATTTCGTTTGATTTTAAAATTGATAATCTCCACACATTCCTGAGTGATTTTTTCCTTAAAACGCTCCAGCGCCGCTTCACTCGGTACCAGATGCACATGGATCATCTCTCCCACATAAACATTGAGCCAGCGGAAATTCTTGTGCAGGATAATCTGAAGAATAATGATCAGTAAAGCCGACGCCACTCCGATAAGGTAAAGCCCCGCGCCAATGGCCATGCCAACGCCTGCGGTCGCCCAAATTCCAGCTGCTGTCGTCAACCCGCTGACAGACTGTTTATGGACAAAAATAATCCCCGCGCCCAAAAATCCAACACCAGTGACAATCTGAGCCGCAATTCGCGAAGGGTCCAGCGCAATACCATCCTGCCCGATAATATCCGAAAAACCATATTTTGAAACAACCATCATCAACGCTGCCCCCAGGGCTACAATCAGATGTGTTCTTATCCCCGCCTCTTTCAGGCGGTTTTGCCGTTCATAACCAATAGCCGCCCCGCAAATCCCCGCGACAACCACCCGGGCAAATAATTCAAGTTCCCATATCAGCATCATGATCATCTCCTTTTTATGGTATTTGATCAATTGTATTGCTAAAAAATAGTTTGTCTGGTTACATTATAGAACTTTTTTGTCTGGAAAGCCAGAAATAAAAAAAAGACCCCGCGATGTCCTATCCTCCCAGGCAGTTGCCCACCAAGTACTTTCAGCGCTGAAGGACTTTACTTCTGTGTTCGGTATGTAAACAGGTGTTTCCCCTTCGCCATCATCACGAGATCAATCTTGCGTTTTTATTCAGTTTTTGGTCACTCAAAACAACATAAAGGAAAAGAGTTTTCAAAATGTCTTGATGGGATCAAGACCTCGGCCGATTAGTACTGGTCAGCTCCATACATTGCTGCACTTCCACCTCCAGCCTATCTACCTGGTCGTCTTCCAGAGGCCTTACTTCTTTCGAATGAGATATCT
The DNA window shown above is from Eubacterium limosum and carries:
- a CDS encoding MFS transporter, which translates into the protein MKKQEITYQQLSKFRRALLIFLSGAGSGIIYVPIYLKNVFYEPLLMGLDITNAQLGFLSGMYGIMATILYIPCGIIADKLRLRTMAAGGFISTAAVVYWYATLPSYPVLVLIFAVLAVTTILIFWGCRYKLLRFAAAEADYPAVVGVSYALYGLGGLAINAVTLALFNAMPDYRVGVSASLIFLASVILVLGIISLFAIPHFKGEVTNDPDKKFNINEFIEALKHPGVWLASGTLFFVMIVYMGMNYTTPYLTDAFLAPLTLVSIVGMIRYYGIAIISAPLLGGIAKKVNSPSKTILVVMAASAVCCFAYLILPQTASFMMVAIVITLVLGFLANGAYGVASSVLTETHVPAHIFGAASGLLSVIGFLPESFMHQLFGSFIDNYELKGYTYIFICLTVSAVIAIGGCVATQIYMKKKYPKEETPAPAVEE
- a CDS encoding trimethylamine methyltransferase family protein, translated to MLKGNLFTTFYSKDDIELIHESVLRVFNEVGVKFEYEEALELFKKHGARVEGDLVFIPEELLNKALSTIPESFEIVGPESKLEIGIGKGLVVAPTNGCPNLEDWDGNYRQTNADDLENFYKIINTSDVYGISSQVAADIPGFENCPTESALAQMAMMAKYSRKPMYNILGITPHNYKRGNAREGARECVQLIKKYMDNFDDYVCYSGMCVLPPLTVGTDALEHYFAFAEEKQPITITTCSMTNMTAPPSLMGSIVADFANMLAVAVMIQLIEPGLPVILSPFSSVSDMREVRLMTGAPEFLMIMSGHIAMGDFYRIPVRCSGALADGFTYDYQAGVESTLGALAVSLSNACILPHASGDLSNFNLLSFPKFMMDEEMLRYMKRLHDGVAISEKKANVELIKKVGPRGVYLKGRTPKDYREETYLTSPVFNRGTCNEEGRAATPPIQERAYKVYKERIESFELPDMTQAQKDLLNEHLPEKFKIK
- a CDS encoding sigma-54 interaction domain-containing protein; protein product: MSSIDRYSEYFQEYLRSLSKDTYIDILEHCFAEITVTDAEGYVIYANPASLQYHGMSSEDMCKLNFFTSFNGLWTPPSVDYAIENKRTVFARQRYLMTNETHITITTPIYDKNENLVMVVFTSFKEKPISSFDLDCEKNESNEKAKYSSSEETKESNNIVGRSYNLYATLNKLRKGAKSDIPVLLLGESGVGKSLFAKYIHDSSLRSDKPFVSINCASIPDNLIESELFGYVPYAFTGASPKGKKGLVELADGGTLFLDEIGELQPNIQVKLLDFLENQRFTSVGGLEIKTVDTRIITATNKNLQKLVQKNKFREDLFWRINGITQTIPSLRDRRSDILPIAQYYLDKHNKKYDKDKMFASPVIEALIQYDWPGNVRQLKNAVEYMAVMSIGNIVSTDKLPEQILDFLKKNQTKKKTVIFDDMVEEYKREIIQSYYKSYSNVNEMASALGLSQATAYRLVSKYVDKGSKKEKSKESKE
- a CDS encoding MgtC/SapB family protein — translated: MMLIWELELFARVVVAGICGAAIGYERQNRLKEAGIRTHLIVALGAALMMVVSKYGFSDIIGQDGIALDPSRIAAQIVTGVGFLGAGIIFVHKQSVSGLTTAAGIWATAGVGMAIGAGLYLIGVASALLIIILQIILHKNFRWLNVYVGEMIHVHLVPSEAALERFKEKITQECVEIINFKIKRNAEDCISMELYVKLPENYPAAHLLALFKDDPDIISIEL